CCGGGCGAGAACATCATCCGCCGCGGCGAAGATGTCCGCGCCGGGGACGTCGCCCTCCGGACCGGCACTCGCCTCCGGCCGCAAGATCTTGGCCTGCTCGCGGCGATCGGCACGACGGCCGTGCCGGTGTTCCTCCGGCCGCGGGTTGCGATTCTGGCGACGGGCGACGAGATCGTCCCCGCCGACCGGACCCCGTCGGGCGGGCAGGTGCGGGACGTCAACACGTACACGCTCGCGGCGCTGGTGCGCCAGGAAGGCGGGCTCCCTCGCGTCTGGGGCATCGTCGAGGACGTCTACGAGACGCTGCTGGGCGCGCTGCGCGAGGCGCGCCAGGACGCGGACATCGTGCTGGTGAGCGGCGGCAGTTCGGTCGGCGCGAAGGACGCGGTGGCGCGGGCCATCGGCGAGCTGGGAACGCCCGGCGTCATCGTCCACGGGGTGAGCATCAAGCCCGGCAAGCCGACGATTCTCGCGCTCGTCGACGGCACGCCCATCGTCGGGCTTCCCGGTCACCCGGTGAGCGGGATGGTGATCTTCGACGTGTTCGTGCGCGACGTGCTCCGGGGGCTCGCCGGGCGCGCCGGCGGGCGCGCGTTCGGCCGCGTCGTGCGGGCGCGCCTGGCCCGGCCGATTCCGTCGGCCGGCGTGCGGGAGGATCACATCCGGGTGTATCTGGAGCCCCAGGACGGCGAGCTCCGTGCGGTGCCGGTGCTCGGGAAGTCCGGCATCATCACCACGATGACGCGGGCCGACGGCGTCGTGGTCGTGCCGATCGGCCGCCGGATGCTCGACGCCGGGACCGACGTCGACGTCCACCTCTTCGAGCCATGACGACGGACCGACGCGGGCGGGCCGCGCTGACGCACGTGGGCCGCCGGGGCGCGCGCATGGTCGACGTGGGGCACAAGCGGGAGACTGCGCGCGAAGCCGTCGCCCGGGGCGAAGTCGGCATGCGGGCGTCGACCCTGCGCATGATCACGGAGGGCGTCGCGCGCAAGGGCGACGTGCTGACGGTCGCGCAGGTCGCCGGCATCGCCTCGGCCAAGCGGACGTGGGAGCTCATTCCGCTCTGCCATCCGATTCCGATGACCGGCATCGCCGTGACCCTCACGCCCGACGCCGCGCGCGGGCGGCTCGTGATCGAGGCGCGCGTCCGGACCCGCGGCCGCACCGGCGCGGAGATGGAAGCGCTGGTCGCCGTCGCGACGGCGGCGCTCACCGTCTACGACATGGTGAAGGCGGTCGAACGGGGCGTGGTGATCGACGGGATCCGCCTGGTGCGAAAGTCCGGCGGGAAGTCGGGCCCTTATCTCTGGAACGGCCGCGGAGCGCGGGCGACGCGGTGAGCGCCGAACGGCGGCTCCACGGAGTTCGCTGCGGCATTCTCACCGCGAGCGACCGGGTCAGCAGGGGACAGGGCAAGAACGAGAGCGGACAGTACCTGGTGCGGACCCTCGAAACCGAGGGCGCCGACGTCCTGGCCCACGTGGTCGTCCCGGACGATCTCGACACCATCGCGCGGTCGCTGGCCGACATGGCGGATTCCCTGCACCTGGACCTCGTGCTCACGACAGGCGGCAGCGGCCTGGCCCCACGGGACGTGACGCCCGAGGCGACGTTGCGGATCTTGGAGCGGCAGGTCCCCGGCATCCCGGAGGCCGCGCGCATCGCGACCGCGGCGCGGACGCCGCTGGCGATGCTGTCGCGGTCGGTCGCGGGAATCCGAGGCCGGACCTTGATCATCAATCTGCCCGGCAGCCCGAAGGGTGCGCGGGAGTGGATGGAGGTTATTCTGCCCGTGTTGCGGCACGCCATCGAGTTGTTGCAGGAACGCCGGCTCGAGTGGGGCCGCGAGCACCGGCCGTAGAGCGGCCCGCATGCCCCTCGTCAGCGCGGTGAATCTGGCCAAGTCGTACGCCGGCGTCCCGGTGCTCGGCGCCGTGTCGTTTGCGCTCGAGCCCGGAGAGAAGGCCGGCCTCGTCGGCCGCAACGGCGCCGGCAAGACGACGCTGCTGCGATTGCTGGCCGGCCTGGACGCGCCGGACGGCGGACAGATCGTGGTCCGTCCGGGCGCCGCGGTGGGCTACTTGCCGCAGGTGCCCGCCGTGGAGGACACGCTCACGCTGTGGGAGGAAGCCGCCTCGGCGTTTGCCACGGTGCGGCGCGCCGAACGCCGGCTGCGGGAGGCCGAGACGCATCTTGCCTTGCCGGAAGTGCACGGCGATGAAGCGCGTCTCGCGGCGGTGCTCGACGAGTACGGGCGCCTCAGGGACCTCTTCGAGCGGACCGGCGGCTTCACGTACGAGGCCGAGATTCGCCGGACCCTCGCGGGGCTGGGATTCACGGAGGACCAGTGGGGACGCCCGCTCGCGTCCATGAGCGGCGGCCAGCGGGCGCGGGCCGCGCTCGCGCGCCTCCTGCTCGCCGCCCCGGACCTGCTGCTGCTCGATGAGCCGACGAACCACCTCGACCTGGATGCGTTGGAATGGCTGCAGGCGTTCCTCCAAAATTTCGGCGGCGCGGTGCTCGTGGTGAGCCACGACCGCTATCTCCTCGATGCCGTGACGACCCGGACGCTGGACCTCGAGGGCGGCCGAACCGAAGACTACTCCGGAGCCTACACCGCGTACGTCGCGGAACGCGAGGCGCGGCGGGCACGGCAGCAGGAGCTGTTTGTACGGCAACAGGAAGAGATCGCGCGGCTCGAGGAGTACGTGCGCCGCAATCGCGCCGGGCAGAAGAGCCGGCAGGCCAAGTCCCGCGAAAAGCGGCTGGCCAAGATCGAGCGGGTCGAGGCGCCGCGGACGACGCGCGGGCCGGCGTTCCGCCTCGAATCACCCCGGCGCGGGCCGCAGGTGGTGGTGCGGCTGCGCGGCCTCGCGAAGCGGTTCGGCGACACCGCCGTCCTCTCCGGCGTCGCGTTGGAGGTGCGCCGGGGGGAGCGACTCGGCGTCATCGGGCCGAACGGCGCGGGCAAGACGACGCTGTTGCGCATCATCGCGGGCCTCGAGCCTCCGAGCGCCGGCCTCGTGGAGGTCGGTCCCGGCGTGCGGGTCGGCTATTTCGCGCAGCATGCCGAAGACACGCTCGACCTCGACGCGACCGTGCTGGAGGCCGTGCTGGGCGACCGGCCCCTCTCGCCCGAGCAGGTGCGCCGGGTCCTCGGCCGGTTTCTCTTCTCCGGTGAGACGGTCTACAAGCGGGTGGGCGATCTCAGCGGCGGCGAGCGGCGCCGCGTCGCGCTCGCCCGGCTCGTGCTCGACCGGCCCGACGTGCTGCTGCTCGACGAGCCGACCATGCATTTCGACCTGCCGTCGCTCGAGGCCCTGGAGCATGCCCTCCTGGCATTCGAAGGCGCGATGCTGCTGGCCTCGCACGATCGGTACCTGCTGGATCACGTGGCGGGGCGGTTGCTGATCGTGGATGCGGGCGGCGTGCGCGAGGTGCCCGGACCCTATCACGCCTACCGGGACGCGCTGTCGGCCGGCGCGGGGTCGCGCGCGGCGCCGGCGCCCGAGCTTTCGGCACCCCCGGAGGCGCCCGCGGCGCTGCGGTCCCCGGTCCCGCGGAGCACGGTCGACGGGCGGCCCGCGGGCCGCCGTCCGCCGGAGGGAGAGGGGCGTGGACCGCGCCGCGCCGCGCCGCCGGACGCTGCGGCCGATATTCACAGCGTGCTCGACCGCGTCGCCTCGCTCGAGGAAGAGCAGCACGACCTGAGCCGTCTGATGGGGGATCCCGAATTGTACCGCGACGGGACACGCGCGCGGGAGACCGTGCGCCGCTACGAGGAGGTCAACGCCGAGCTCGAGTCGCTGTACGCGCTCCTGACGGCCGGGGACTACGGCGTGAGCCAGGACGCGCGGGAGCCATGACGTCCCGTCCGAGACCGGGTGGCGGCGGTGGATAGGGACGCTCCGCGCGACGCCGGGTGGTGTTTTGCGTGCGGGCAGGCCAACCCGATCGGCCTCCGGCTGCGATTTGAAGAGGCCGGCGACGAGATCAGGGCCGTGTTCACGCCCGGCCCCCAGTACCAAGGGTACGCGGGGGTGCTCCACGGCGGCATCGTGGCCGCCGCGCTCGACGACGCGATGGCCAACCTCTTCCATCGGCGCGGCCGGGAAACGTTGACGGCCAAGCTCGAGATCCGCTACCGTCGCGAGGCGCCGATCGGCGAGCCGCTGGTCGTCAGCGCGAAAACCACGGGCGAGCGGGGCAGGCTCTTCACCGCCGAGGCCACCCTCGCGCTCGCGGACGGGACCCGCCTCGCCGAAGCCCGCGGCACGTTCGTGCGGGATGCCTGAGATGCCGGCGTCCGCGACCGACGACGACCTTCGCCCGGTGGCCACGAACCGGCGTGCGCGCCACGAGTACTGGGTTGAAGAGACGCACGAGACCGGCATCGCGCTGACCGGCACCGAAGTCAAGTCGCTTCGCGCCGGCCGCGTGAATATGGCCGACGCCTTCGCGCGCGTGGACGGGGGGGAGGTCTGGCTGCACCACCTTCACATCAGTCCGTACGAGCAGGGCAACGTCCACAACCACGAGCCGATGCGGACGCGCAAGCTGCTGCTGCACCGCCGGGAGATCGTGCGCCTCGGCGCGCGGGTCCAGCAGCGGGGGTATACGCTCGTCCCGCTGCGCATCTATTTCCGCCGCGGTATCGCCAAGGTGGAATTGGGCCTCGCCCGGGGCCGGCATGTCTACGACAAGCGCGAACGCATCGCCGAGCGCGACGCGCAGCGCCGGATTGCCAGGGCCCTCGGGGCGCGCGAGCCCAGGGTGGCGGGACGGAGCCGCTGATGCCGCCGTGGAGCGCGCTGGCGCTCTACGTTCCGGTCGCGCTCGTGATGGCGTTTACCCCGGGCCCGGCCACGCTGTTTGTGCTGAGCCGCGCGTCGTCCCAGGGCCGCCGCGCCGGACTGCTGTCGGCCGCCGGCCTCCTCACGGGGACGCTGGCGCTCGTGGCGCTGGCCGCCGCCGGTCTCACCGGCGTGCTCGCCGCGGCGCCCCTGGCCTTTGACGTCGTCAAGAGCGCCGGCGCGGCGTACCTAATCTACCTCGGGTTGCGGGTCGTGACCGCCGCGAAGGGCCCGGCTGCATCGCTCCCCGCCGCCCTCGAAACCGTGCGCTCGAGCGGCCGCCTGTACCGGGACGGCGTCCTGACCGAGCTGTTCAATCCGAAGGCGGCGCTGTTCTATGCCTCGGTTCTGCCGCAGTTCGTGGACGCCCGGCGCCCGGACGTGCCGCTGCAGATGTTCGTCCTCGGCGCGATCTTCGTCGTCTTCGGCGCCGTCTCGCTCGGACTGATCGCGGTGTTCGCCGGCTCGCTTCGCGCGCGTGTCCTGGGCCGCGGCGTCGCGCAGACCGTGACGCGCTGGGTGTCCGGCGGCATTCTCATGGCGCTCGGCCTGCGGCTCGCCACGAGCCGCGTTCGCTAACGATCCCCCGGGAGGGAAGCGATGGTCGTGAAGACGGCGGTCCACCGGTTGCCGGGGCTTACGCTTACCGGCTACACGTTCACGGTCCCGCTCGATCATGCTCGTCCCGGCGGGGCCACCATCGATGTGTTCGCCCGCGCGGTCGCGCCGGCGGGCAAAGACACGGACGATCTTCCGTGGCTCGCGTTCTTTCAAGGCGGGCCGGGCTTCGCGTCGCCTCGCCCGGTCACGGAGAGCGG
Above is a genomic segment from bacterium containing:
- the glp gene encoding gephyrin-like molybdotransferase Glp encodes the protein MPGFTNLLTPREAKDRFARAYTPRPRGTEAVPLDEAYGRVLAQDATAREDLPPFDRSTVDGFAVRSEDVAAAGAEAPAVLRLTAEVQMGETASAAVGPGETVRIPTGGMLPPGADAVVMLEDVDEAGGRIAVRRPARPGENIIRRGEDVRAGDVALRTGTRLRPQDLGLLAAIGTTAVPVFLRPRVAILATGDEIVPADRTPSGGQVRDVNTYTLAALVRQEGGLPRVWGIVEDVYETLLGALREARQDADIVLVSGGSSVGAKDAVARAIGELGTPGVIVHGVSIKPGKPTILALVDGTPIVGLPGHPVSGMVIFDVFVRDVLRGLAGRAGGRAFGRVVRARLARPIPSAGVREDHIRVYLEPQDGELRAVPVLGKSGIITTMTRADGVVVVPIGRRMLDAGTDVDVHLFEP
- the moaC gene encoding cyclic pyranopterin monophosphate synthase MoaC, whose protein sequence is MTTDRRGRAALTHVGRRGARMVDVGHKRETAREAVARGEVGMRASTLRMITEGVARKGDVLTVAQVAGIASAKRTWELIPLCHPIPMTGIAVTLTPDAARGRLVIEARVRTRGRTGAEMEALVAVATAALTVYDMVKAVERGVVIDGIRLVRKSGGKSGPYLWNGRGARATR
- a CDS encoding MogA/MoaB family molybdenum cofactor biosynthesis protein; amino-acid sequence: MSAERRLHGVRCGILTASDRVSRGQGKNESGQYLVRTLETEGADVLAHVVVPDDLDTIARSLADMADSLHLDLVLTTGGSGLAPRDVTPEATLRILERQVPGIPEAARIATAARTPLAMLSRSVAGIRGRTLIINLPGSPKGAREWMEVILPVLRHAIELLQERRLEWGREHRP
- a CDS encoding ABC-F family ATP-binding cassette domain-containing protein codes for the protein MPLVSAVNLAKSYAGVPVLGAVSFALEPGEKAGLVGRNGAGKTTLLRLLAGLDAPDGGQIVVRPGAAVGYLPQVPAVEDTLTLWEEAASAFATVRRAERRLREAETHLALPEVHGDEARLAAVLDEYGRLRDLFERTGGFTYEAEIRRTLAGLGFTEDQWGRPLASMSGGQRARAALARLLLAAPDLLLLDEPTNHLDLDALEWLQAFLQNFGGAVLVVSHDRYLLDAVTTRTLDLEGGRTEDYSGAYTAYVAEREARRARQQELFVRQQEEIARLEEYVRRNRAGQKSRQAKSREKRLAKIERVEAPRTTRGPAFRLESPRRGPQVVVRLRGLAKRFGDTAVLSGVALEVRRGERLGVIGPNGAGKTTLLRIIAGLEPPSAGLVEVGPGVRVGYFAQHAEDTLDLDATVLEAVLGDRPLSPEQVRRVLGRFLFSGETVYKRVGDLSGGERRRVALARLVLDRPDVLLLDEPTMHFDLPSLEALEHALLAFEGAMLLASHDRYLLDHVAGRLLIVDAGGVREVPGPYHAYRDALSAGAGSRAAPAPELSAPPEAPAALRSPVPRSTVDGRPAGRRPPEGEGRGPRRAAPPDAAADIHSVLDRVASLEEEQHDLSRLMGDPELYRDGTRARETVRRYEEVNAELESLYALLTAGDYGVSQDAREP
- a CDS encoding PaaI family thioesterase is translated as MDRDAPRDAGWCFACGQANPIGLRLRFEEAGDEIRAVFTPGPQYQGYAGVLHGGIVAAALDDAMANLFHRRGRETLTAKLEIRYRREAPIGEPLVVSAKTTGERGRLFTAEATLALADGTRLAEARGTFVRDA
- the smpB gene encoding SsrA-binding protein SmpB produces the protein MPASATDDDLRPVATNRRARHEYWVEETHETGIALTGTEVKSLRAGRVNMADAFARVDGGEVWLHHLHISPYEQGNVHNHEPMRTRKLLLHRREIVRLGARVQQRGYTLVPLRIYFRRGIAKVELGLARGRHVYDKRERIAERDAQRRIARALGAREPRVAGRSR
- a CDS encoding LysE family translocator, which gives rise to MPPWSALALYVPVALVMAFTPGPATLFVLSRASSQGRRAGLLSAAGLLTGTLALVALAAAGLTGVLAAAPLAFDVVKSAGAAYLIYLGLRVVTAAKGPAASLPAALETVRSSGRLYRDGVLTELFNPKAALFYASVLPQFVDARRPDVPLQMFVLGAIFVVFGAVSLGLIAVFAGSLRARVLGRGVAQTVTRWVSGGILMALGLRLATSRVR